Proteins from a genomic interval of Paenibacillus sp. FSL R5-0623:
- a CDS encoding urease subunit gamma — MHWTEQEKEKLLITVAANLARERRARGLKLNVPEAIALLTSELMERARDGMSVAELMRYGGTILTREDCMDGVPDMIPEVQVEATFPDGTKLVTVHEPIR; from the coding sequence TTGCACTGGACTGAGCAGGAAAAGGAAAAACTCCTGATTACCGTGGCCGCTAACCTCGCCCGTGAACGAAGAGCACGCGGACTCAAGTTGAATGTTCCCGAAGCCATCGCCTTGTTGACCTCCGAACTGATGGAACGAGCACGGGATGGAATGAGTGTTGCCGAATTAATGAGATACGGAGGCACCATCCTGACACGTGAAGACTGTATGGATGGTGTTCCCGATATGATTCCTGAAGTACAGGTAGAAGCCACATTTCCTGACGGTACAAAACTGGTTACTGTACATGAACCTATACGCTGA
- the urtD gene encoding urea ABC transporter ATP-binding protein UrtD translates to MSKSLGKNLKSTKDSAVLVAEDITVAFGGFVAVKGMNLKLHEHDLHFLIGPNGAGKTTMLDVICGKTKPMSGSVKMGDGADLTKLREHQIVRKGVGRKFQAPSIFAGLTVQENLTLAAETRRSPLQAIGIRRYGKMSAAMERVTLQIGLQDRVETRAGALSHGEKQWLEIGMLLLQEPRVLLLDEPAAGMTDEETHKTGRLLQEIARERSVVVVEHDMEFVREFAAKVTVMHEGKLLKEGTMAEVQADPKVAEVYLGKRRDDHAVAATN, encoded by the coding sequence ATGTCCAAGTCACTCGGGAAAAACCTGAAGTCTACTAAAGATTCGGCGGTCCTGGTAGCTGAGGATATTACAGTGGCCTTTGGCGGGTTCGTTGCTGTCAAAGGCATGAATCTGAAGCTGCATGAGCATGACCTGCATTTTCTGATTGGACCGAATGGTGCAGGGAAAACGACGATGCTGGATGTGATCTGTGGTAAAACCAAACCCATGTCCGGCTCGGTGAAGATGGGGGATGGCGCGGACTTGACAAAACTGAGAGAACACCAGATTGTTCGCAAAGGTGTAGGACGCAAATTTCAGGCGCCATCAATCTTCGCGGGTCTGACGGTGCAGGAAAATCTGACGCTGGCAGCGGAGACTCGCCGTTCCCCTTTGCAAGCCATCGGTATTCGTCGATATGGGAAAATGAGTGCTGCCATGGAGCGTGTTACGCTCCAGATTGGTCTGCAAGACCGCGTTGAGACTCGTGCAGGAGCGTTATCGCATGGGGAAAAGCAGTGGCTGGAGATCGGTATGTTGCTTCTGCAGGAGCCACGTGTGTTGTTACTGGACGAACCAGCCGCGGGTATGACGGATGAAGAAACGCACAAGACCGGGCGACTGCTGCAAGAGATTGCGCGTGAACGCTCGGTTGTGGTGGTGGAGCATGATATGGAGTTTGTGCGAGAGTTCGCAGCCAAGGTGACGGTGATGCATGAAGGGAAACTGCTGAAGGAAGGTACGATGGCGGAGGTACAGGCAGACCCAAAAGTGGCAGAAGTGTATCTGGGCAAAAGGAGGGATGACCATGCTGTCGCTGCAACGAATTGA
- the urtA gene encoding urea ABC transporter substrate-binding protein has product MKKRSVKLWSILLGAVIVMTGCVEGAAPPEASGSGGTGEPAASGDTIKVGILHSLSGTMAISEVSVKDAEMLAIEEINAAGGVLGKQIEPVIEDGASDWPTFAEKAGKLLQQDKVAAVFGGWTSASRKAMLPVFEQNKGLLFYPVQYEGLESSPNIFYTGATTNQQIVPSVTWLLENRGKTFYLLGSDYVFPKTANQVIKAQLAAEGGEVVGEEYTPLGHTDYSTIISKIKAAKPDIVYNTLNGDSNVAFFKQLKDAGISSDQMTTLSVSVAEEEIRGIGADVLKGHLASWNYYQTTDTPENATFVAKYKEKYGADRVTADPIEAGYVAVYLWKAAVEKAGSTDVEKVKAAAKGLEFDAPEGKVTVDGENQHIYKTVRIGEVQEDGQFKELWNSGEPVKPDPYLKTYEWGASLSAK; this is encoded by the coding sequence TTGAAGAAGAGGTCGGTCAAGTTATGGAGTATTTTGCTGGGTGCGGTCATTGTGATGACAGGATGTGTGGAGGGAGCTGCACCTCCTGAAGCTTCGGGTTCAGGTGGTACAGGAGAGCCGGCTGCATCCGGGGATACGATTAAAGTTGGCATTCTTCACTCTCTCAGCGGAACGATGGCGATCAGTGAAGTATCTGTTAAAGATGCGGAGATGCTTGCCATTGAAGAGATTAACGCCGCGGGCGGAGTTTTGGGTAAACAGATTGAACCGGTAATTGAGGATGGCGCTTCGGATTGGCCTACTTTTGCGGAGAAGGCTGGGAAGTTACTGCAACAGGATAAGGTCGCTGCTGTATTTGGTGGATGGACCTCTGCAAGTCGGAAGGCTATGCTCCCAGTGTTTGAACAGAACAAAGGTTTATTGTTTTACCCGGTGCAATATGAGGGATTGGAATCGTCGCCAAATATTTTTTATACAGGAGCAACAACCAATCAACAGATCGTTCCATCTGTAACCTGGTTACTGGAGAACAGGGGCAAGACGTTTTATCTGCTCGGTTCAGATTATGTATTCCCAAAAACGGCCAATCAGGTCATTAAGGCACAACTCGCAGCAGAAGGCGGCGAAGTAGTGGGTGAGGAATATACACCGCTGGGACATACCGATTACAGTACCATCATTAGCAAAATCAAAGCTGCGAAGCCGGATATTGTATACAATACACTGAACGGAGATAGCAATGTGGCCTTCTTCAAACAATTGAAGGATGCCGGAATCTCCTCGGATCAGATGACGACCCTCTCGGTGAGTGTGGCGGAGGAAGAAATCCGTGGCATCGGCGCAGACGTATTGAAGGGGCATCTGGCTTCGTGGAATTATTATCAGACAACGGATACACCTGAAAATGCTACATTTGTTGCCAAGTATAAAGAAAAATACGGTGCTGATCGAGTGACAGCTGATCCGATTGAAGCGGGATATGTGGCGGTTTATCTCTGGAAGGCGGCGGTGGAAAAAGCAGGATCAACCGACGTGGAGAAGGTGAAGGCAGCTGCCAAGGGTCTGGAGTTTGATGCCCCGGAAGGTAAGGTAACCGTGGATGGAGAGAATCAGCATATCTACAAAACCGTACGGATCGGTGAGGTGCAGGAGGATGGGCAGTTCAAGGAATTGTGGAATTCTGGGGAGCCTGTCAAGCCGGACCCTTATCTGAAAACGTATGAATGGGGAGCTTCCCTCAGCGCTAAATAA
- the urtE gene encoding urea ABC transporter ATP-binding subunit UrtE, whose product MLSLQRIESGYGESNVLRGVNLDVQPGQVVCLMGRNGVGKTTLMKTLMGLLKTRKGSIQWQNQELSTLDTAKRARAGIGYVPQGREIFPQLTVKENLLLGLETSAPGVKTFPEDVLAMFPVLATMYGRQGGDLSGGQQQQLAFARALASRPGLLLLDEPTEGIQPSIVEDIRQVILQLKAKGDLSVLLVEQSIDFVRSAADYIYIMDKGTITLHGTPQELDMSQFEHHLSV is encoded by the coding sequence ATGCTGTCGCTGCAACGAATTGAATCCGGCTACGGGGAAAGCAATGTGCTTCGTGGTGTGAACCTGGATGTACAGCCTGGACAGGTGGTGTGTCTGATGGGCCGTAACGGTGTAGGGAAAACAACGTTGATGAAAACATTAATGGGGCTGCTCAAAACACGCAAGGGCAGTATTCAGTGGCAAAATCAGGAGTTATCCACCTTGGACACAGCCAAGCGGGCAAGGGCAGGGATTGGTTATGTACCGCAGGGGCGGGAGATTTTCCCGCAGCTTACGGTGAAAGAAAACTTATTGCTCGGTCTGGAGACAAGTGCACCAGGAGTAAAAACGTTCCCGGAGGATGTACTGGCGATGTTTCCAGTGCTTGCGACGATGTATGGACGGCAGGGCGGGGATCTGAGTGGTGGACAGCAGCAACAATTGGCATTCGCTCGGGCATTGGCTTCACGTCCGGGGTTGTTGCTACTTGATGAGCCGACAGAAGGCATCCAGCCTTCTATCGTGGAGGACATTCGGCAGGTTATTTTGCAGCTCAAGGCAAAGGGGGATCTCTCGGTTCTGCTGGTAGAGCAGAGTATTGATTTTGTACGAAGTGCCGCAGATTACATCTATATCATGGACAAAGGAACCATAACCCTGCATGGGACACCGCAAGAACTGGATATGTCGCAGTTTGAACATCATCTCTCCGTTTAG
- the ureC gene encoding urease subunit alpha — protein MKRMSREQYASMFGPTTGDAVRLADTELWAEIEHDYAVYGDESKFGGGKVIRDGMGQSTTALRSDGTPDTVITNAIIIDHWGIVKADIGIRDGHICAIGKSGNPDTMDGVHPALVIGASTEIIAGEGMIVTAGGIDTHIHFICPQQIQTALSSGVTTMIGGGTGPATGTKATTCTPGAWHIHRMLESAEAFPMNIGYLGKGNSSSTAPLIEQIEAGVIGLKLHEDWGTTPSAIDACLTAAGEHDVQVAIHTDTLNETGFLENTLAAINGRTIHTYHTEGAGGGHAPDIIRAAGESYVIPSSTNPTRPYTRNTVEEHLDMLMVCHHLDPSIPEDVAFADSRIRPETIAAEDILHDLGVFSIISSDSQAMGRVGEVIIRTWQTADKMKKQRGKLELNPNSPSDNDRIKRYVAKYTINPAIAHGIGHLVGSVEVGKLADLIIWKPAYFGVKPEIVIKGGMITFAQMGDPNASIPTPQPVFGRPMFGAYGSAIASGSITFVSQAAADAGIKESLGLKKRVEPVKGCRSVSKKDMIHNDVTPVIEVDPETYEVRADGELLTCEPADELPMAQRYFMF, from the coding sequence ATGAAACGAATGAGCCGTGAACAATACGCGTCCATGTTTGGACCAACAACCGGCGATGCCGTAAGACTTGCGGATACCGAACTATGGGCAGAGATTGAACATGATTATGCCGTATACGGAGATGAGAGCAAGTTCGGAGGTGGTAAGGTTATCCGCGACGGAATGGGCCAGTCTACTACTGCTCTGCGAAGCGACGGCACCCCTGATACTGTCATCACTAACGCTATCATTATCGATCATTGGGGCATTGTAAAAGCGGATATCGGCATTCGGGATGGTCACATCTGCGCCATTGGCAAATCCGGTAACCCGGATACAATGGATGGTGTTCATCCCGCACTGGTCATCGGTGCTTCCACCGAAATCATCGCCGGTGAAGGCATGATTGTAACCGCTGGCGGTATTGATACCCATATTCATTTTATCTGCCCACAGCAGATTCAGACTGCGTTATCCTCCGGGGTCACGACCATGATCGGCGGCGGAACAGGACCTGCAACAGGAACTAAAGCCACCACCTGCACACCAGGAGCCTGGCACATCCACCGGATGTTAGAATCGGCAGAGGCTTTTCCCATGAACATCGGTTACCTTGGCAAAGGCAACAGTTCCAGCACCGCACCTTTAATCGAACAGATTGAAGCGGGTGTAATCGGCCTGAAGCTGCATGAGGATTGGGGCACCACCCCTAGTGCTATCGATGCTTGCCTGACTGCCGCCGGGGAACATGATGTTCAAGTCGCTATCCATACCGATACATTGAACGAAACCGGATTTCTCGAAAACACCCTGGCTGCGATCAACGGCCGGACGATCCACACGTACCATACGGAAGGCGCTGGTGGCGGACACGCACCGGATATTATCCGGGCCGCTGGGGAGTCCTACGTTATTCCCTCATCAACCAACCCAACACGACCGTACACCCGCAACACTGTAGAAGAGCATCTCGATATGTTGATGGTGTGTCATCACCTGGACCCTTCCATTCCGGAAGATGTAGCTTTTGCCGATTCACGGATTCGTCCAGAGACAATCGCAGCCGAAGACATTTTGCATGATCTTGGCGTGTTCAGCATCATCAGTTCCGATTCTCAAGCCATGGGCCGAGTGGGTGAAGTCATTATCCGCACCTGGCAGACAGCCGACAAAATGAAAAAACAGCGCGGCAAACTTGAGCTCAACCCGAATTCCCCCTCCGATAACGATCGGATCAAGCGATATGTCGCCAAGTACACCATCAATCCAGCGATCGCACACGGAATCGGTCATCTCGTCGGTTCGGTGGAAGTTGGCAAGCTGGCAGATCTGATCATATGGAAACCAGCTTATTTCGGTGTTAAACCCGAGATTGTCATCAAGGGTGGCATGATCACGTTCGCCCAGATGGGCGATCCCAATGCGTCCATCCCGACACCTCAGCCGGTATTTGGCAGACCGATGTTCGGAGCTTATGGTAGCGCCATTGCCAGCGGATCGATCACCTTTGTCTCCCAAGCCGCAGCAGATGCAGGAATCAAAGAGTCATTGGGCCTGAAAAAGCGGGTTGAACCCGTTAAAGGCTGTCGCTCGGTCAGCAAAAAAGACATGATTCACAACGACGTCACCCCTGTCATTGAAGTCGATCCTGAGACCTATGAGGTACGCGCCGACGGCGAGCTTCTCACCTGCGAACCCGCAGACGAGTTGCCTATGGCACAGCGGTACTTTATGTTTTGA
- the urtC gene encoding urea ABC transporter permease subunit UrtC, translated as MSALLKTGSLKMRIIWAVVLIMMCLAPLISTEFRLSLLAKFLALAILAIGLDLIWGYGGVLSLGHGVFFGLGGYAMAMYLKLQASGATLPDFMGWSGLSGLPWFWEPFRSFPVALLLGIALPALLAFALGWFTFRNRITGVYFTILTQALVLITVTLFVGKQEWTGGTNGITGYNSIFGFTLHSAGTTIVLYYITLAVLVIAYVLCRRMVNSRFGQVLEAARDGENRVRFLGYDPAGYKTLAFAFSGALAGIAGMLFVLQVGIISPSMMGIVPSIEMVLWVALGGRGTLIGAVIGAVVLNAAKTGISEAYPEGWLFVIGGLFVTVVLFMPNGIVGVYRHVVRLLKRRGESAHVQVTREKPEVY; from the coding sequence ATGTCCGCTTTACTCAAGACTGGCAGTCTGAAAATGAGGATTATCTGGGCGGTTGTACTGATCATGATGTGTCTTGCTCCACTAATCTCCACGGAGTTTCGTCTGAGTCTGTTAGCCAAGTTTTTGGCGCTGGCAATCCTGGCCATTGGACTCGATCTGATCTGGGGTTATGGGGGTGTGCTGAGTCTTGGGCATGGGGTGTTCTTTGGTCTGGGTGGGTACGCGATGGCGATGTATCTGAAGCTTCAGGCCAGTGGAGCAACGCTTCCTGACTTCATGGGATGGAGTGGCCTCAGTGGTCTGCCATGGTTCTGGGAACCATTTCGCTCTTTCCCGGTGGCGCTGTTATTGGGGATAGCCCTTCCGGCATTACTCGCCTTTGCCCTGGGGTGGTTTACGTTCCGTAACCGGATCACCGGTGTGTATTTTACCATCCTGACTCAAGCCTTGGTTCTCATTACGGTAACACTGTTTGTTGGCAAACAGGAGTGGACGGGTGGAACAAATGGCATTACGGGATATAATTCGATCTTTGGTTTTACACTTCATTCCGCAGGAACAACAATTGTTCTCTACTATATAACGCTTGCTGTTCTGGTGATTGCGTATGTGCTCTGTCGTCGAATGGTGAACAGTCGGTTCGGCCAAGTGCTCGAAGCTGCGCGTGATGGAGAGAATCGGGTACGATTCCTCGGATATGATCCGGCAGGATATAAAACGCTGGCTTTTGCTTTTTCCGGTGCGCTTGCAGGCATCGCGGGCATGTTGTTTGTTCTTCAGGTCGGTATTATCTCGCCATCCATGATGGGGATTGTGCCCTCCATTGAGATGGTTCTGTGGGTTGCGTTGGGTGGTCGCGGTACCCTTATCGGTGCGGTCATCGGAGCGGTGGTGCTGAATGCAGCCAAAACAGGTATAAGCGAGGCTTACCCCGAAGGATGGTTGTTTGTCATTGGTGGGCTCTTTGTAACGGTAGTTTTGTTCATGCCAAACGGTATTGTAGGTGTGTATCGTCATGTCGTTCGCTTGCTGAAGCGGAGAGGAGAGAGTGCGCATGTCCAAGTCACTCGGGAAAAACCTGAAGTCTACTAA
- a CDS encoding urease subunit beta, translated as MIPGEYRLKPDDDIICHPDRLTLRLLVLNRGDRPVQVGSHVHFYEVNAALDFDRTSAFGHRLHIPAGTAVRFEPGEEKPVELTTFGGKRQIHGFNGLTEGSADQAPDPLKLEAFLKTFSPPIPDGGEPS; from the coding sequence ATGATTCCTGGTGAATACCGTTTGAAGCCAGATGACGACATCATCTGTCATCCGGATCGTTTAACCCTACGACTCCTTGTCCTTAACCGCGGCGACCGCCCCGTCCAAGTTGGCTCTCACGTTCACTTCTATGAAGTTAATGCAGCACTGGACTTTGATCGCACGTCAGCTTTTGGACATCGCCTGCACATTCCGGCAGGCACCGCAGTCCGCTTCGAACCTGGTGAAGAGAAACCGGTTGAACTCACGACCTTTGGCGGCAAACGCCAGATTCACGGGTTCAACGGATTAACCGAAGGCTCTGCGGATCAAGCTCCTGATCCACTGAAACTGGAGGCATTCCTGAAGACGTTCTCCCCTCCCATACCAGATGGAGGTGAACCTTCATGA
- the urtB gene encoding urea ABC transporter permease subunit UrtB, whose protein sequence is MDMFILQMFNGLSISSILLLIALGLAVTFGLMNVINMAHGELIMIGAYATYVTQNLFMSYAPAAWFGAYFVVALPIAFIVAALIGWLLEVVLIRHLYGRPLDSLLATWGVGMMLQQLARTIFGAPNVGVSSPAWLNGGLAISDGIVFPYKRIFIIALVAVVLLCMYLYIYRTSSGRRMRAVMQNRSMAGCLGISTRRVDGMTFAIGSGIAGIAGCALTLIGPIGPSLGTYYIVDAFMVVVLGGVGKLVGTVCGALGIGMFNTLFETYTSASIGKVLVFVCIVAFLQWKPRGLVAMRTRSLD, encoded by the coding sequence ATGGATATGTTTATCCTGCAGATGTTCAATGGTCTGAGTATCAGTTCGATTTTGTTGTTGATTGCACTCGGTCTGGCGGTAACATTTGGGCTGATGAATGTCATCAATATGGCTCACGGTGAACTGATCATGATCGGTGCATATGCAACGTATGTAACACAAAATCTGTTCATGTCCTATGCTCCAGCGGCGTGGTTTGGTGCCTACTTTGTTGTGGCTCTGCCGATTGCGTTCATTGTGGCGGCTCTGATTGGCTGGTTGCTTGAAGTGGTGCTGATCAGGCATCTGTATGGCAGGCCGCTGGATAGTCTGCTTGCGACATGGGGTGTAGGTATGATGCTGCAACAACTGGCCCGTACCATATTCGGAGCACCAAATGTGGGAGTATCCAGTCCGGCTTGGCTCAATGGGGGATTGGCGATCTCGGATGGTATTGTATTTCCGTATAAACGAATTTTCATTATCGCACTGGTTGCGGTTGTGCTGCTGTGTATGTATCTCTATATCTATCGAACATCTTCCGGAAGACGAATGAGGGCTGTAATGCAAAATCGGAGCATGGCGGGGTGTCTTGGGATTTCCACCCGGCGGGTGGATGGCATGACCTTTGCGATTGGTTCGGGCATTGCCGGAATTGCTGGCTGTGCGTTAACGCTCATTGGTCCGATTGGTCCTTCGCTTGGTACGTATTATATTGTGGATGCTTTCATGGTCGTTGTTCTGGGTGGCGTGGGGAAATTGGTCGGAACCGTGTGTGGTGCATTGGGGATTGGTATGTTCAACACGCTGTTCGAAACCTATACCTCGGCCTCCATTGGCAAGGTGCTTGTGTTTGTATGTATCGTTGCTTTCCTGCAATGGAAACCACGCGGATTGGTCGCGATGCGCACACGGAGTCTCGATTAA
- a CDS encoding urease accessory UreF family protein — MNRGNKLLDYVKLLDSSIQVGGFTHSFGMDIHIREGTIRNAEDLESFMRCQLHPSIVRLEGMAIKGIYTAADHKDTWRIALIDKLVHVQRTPGDLREQAAAMGKRLIRLARALHPWIEFTQLEQIFAKYDSVGCLSTVHAWINHHLDIPVEEAVLGYLHSAMNACITEASKVIPLNNDTTKDLMVRLATDLENEWKTVSASAADGLAQPTSMSMKSFFPSFHMLGAGLHAYRA, encoded by the coding sequence GTGAACCGTGGGAATAAGCTTCTCGATTATGTCAAACTGCTTGATTCCTCTATTCAGGTTGGAGGGTTCACCCATTCCTTCGGCATGGATATCCATATCAGGGAGGGTACCATTCGTAATGCTGAAGATCTCGAATCATTCATGCGTTGTCAGTTGCATCCCAGCATCGTTCGTCTTGAAGGTATGGCCATTAAAGGCATCTATACCGCAGCAGATCACAAGGATACATGGCGGATAGCTCTGATCGACAAGCTCGTCCATGTTCAGCGAACCCCTGGAGATCTCAGAGAACAAGCTGCCGCGATGGGTAAACGATTGATCAGACTCGCACGCGCTCTGCACCCCTGGATTGAATTCACCCAGCTCGAACAGATCTTTGCCAAATACGATTCGGTTGGCTGCCTCTCCACTGTTCACGCCTGGATTAACCACCACCTCGATATCCCGGTCGAGGAGGCGGTCCTTGGTTACCTGCATTCAGCCATGAATGCCTGCATAACCGAAGCCTCCAAAGTCATTCCCCTGAACAATGATACAACCAAGGATCTGATGGTCCGCCTGGCCACAGATCTGGAGAATGAATGGAAGACCGTCAGCGCCTCGGCTGCGGATGGACTGGCACAGCCAACCTCGATGTCCATGAAATCGTTTTTCCCCAGTTTCCATATGCTTGGAGCTGGACTTCATGCCTACAGAGCCTAA
- a CDS encoding HAD family hydrolase → MPDVGGLKWLFFDVGDTLVDEWEPVDDIIGQFVREACALGYPVKIEAVRELFANCYQKYEQWPMRVAIRTFVEDEGHQKQIQDKLKFQKDLERPFPSADYVLQQLSRHYRIGIIANQSPGTEERLESYGLRKYVDVLACSAEEGVSKPDPELYTVALKQAGCEPEEAVMIGDRIDNDIIPARKLGMRTIRMLQGYGRFQPELSDNQRADWTVDSLDQLLPLLIPNQD, encoded by the coding sequence GTGCCGGATGTAGGTGGATTGAAATGGTTGTTTTTTGATGTTGGAGATACACTGGTGGATGAATGGGAGCCGGTTGATGATATTATCGGACAGTTCGTCCGCGAAGCCTGTGCATTGGGGTATCCGGTGAAGATTGAGGCGGTACGCGAACTGTTCGCGAACTGTTACCAGAAATATGAGCAATGGCCGATGAGAGTGGCGATTCGCACATTCGTTGAAGACGAGGGACACCAGAAGCAGATTCAGGACAAGCTGAAGTTTCAAAAAGATCTTGAACGTCCTTTTCCATCAGCGGATTACGTTCTTCAGCAGTTGTCACGGCATTATCGCATTGGCATTATTGCCAATCAGAGTCCTGGTACGGAAGAGAGACTGGAGAGTTACGGACTGCGGAAGTATGTTGATGTTCTGGCGTGTTCGGCTGAAGAAGGAGTGTCCAAGCCAGACCCTGAGTTATACACTGTGGCCTTGAAACAGGCCGGTTGTGAACCGGAGGAAGCCGTCATGATCGGCGATCGGATCGATAACGACATTATACCTGCTCGGAAGCTGGGCATGCGTACGATTCGAATGTTGCAGGGTTACGGAAGATTCCAGCCAGAACTATCGGATAACCAACGTGCGGACTGGACTGTTGATTCATTGGATCAACTCCTGCCGTTACTGATACCAAATCAGGATTAG
- a CDS encoding glutathione peroxidase: MTVYDYKVNTLRGQEVEMSDYRDKVLLIVNTASSCGLTPQFKGLQELQDKFQDAPFEVLGFPSNQFAQEKGSSDDIAEFCQMNYGVSFPMFEKIDVNGSSAHPLFQHLSTEAPGLLGSKAIKWNFTKFLVDQNGQVLKRYAPKTTPDKIEEDIKNLLQK, encoded by the coding sequence ATGACAGTCTACGATTACAAAGTGAATACCCTTCGCGGTCAAGAAGTTGAAATGTCCGACTACCGTGACAAAGTGTTACTGATTGTGAATACGGCAAGCTCATGCGGCCTCACTCCTCAATTCAAAGGTCTGCAAGAACTGCAAGACAAGTTTCAAGATGCTCCATTTGAAGTTCTTGGTTTCCCAAGCAACCAGTTTGCACAGGAAAAAGGATCTTCCGACGATATTGCCGAGTTCTGTCAGATGAATTATGGCGTAAGCTTCCCCATGTTTGAGAAAATTGATGTGAACGGCTCAAGCGCTCACCCTCTTTTCCAACACCTTAGCACAGAAGCTCCTGGCCTGCTCGGCTCCAAAGCAATTAAATGGAATTTCACCAAATTCCTTGTGGATCAGAACGGACAGGTACTGAAACGTTATGCTCCCAAAACAACACCGGACAAGATTGAAGAAGATATCAAGAACTTGCTGCAAAAATAA